In one window of Microbacterium sp. PM5 DNA:
- a CDS encoding sugar ABC transporter permease: MASSEARRGREPRSSARRRPDRSQSRIGYIFVSGYAILLLAFGIIPTLYAVFLSFTKNGSFAGFDNFVKVFTDYRFLPAVMHVAIYLVFYLVSLLVFVVLLALLVHGVGRRWLSTSYRFVYYIPGALAGASSVMLWLFLLDPTVSPVAFLLRAFGFENFVQTVSVDNLPIIFTIIAFWTGAGGWIVIMYGALNNISADVLEAARIDGAGAVQTAIHIQIPLMRKWISYMAVMSLAAGTQLFVEPRVLSQASKGVVPPDYSINQLAYLYAFRQGDFNGSAAISLLLLLVAGALSAIFVFRGGLFERD; the protein is encoded by the coding sequence GTGGCCTCTTCGGAGGCCCGGCGGGGGCGGGAGCCTCGCTCCTCCGCCCGACGTCGCCCGGATCGCTCACAGAGCAGGATCGGATACATCTTCGTCTCCGGCTACGCGATTCTGCTGCTCGCGTTCGGCATCATCCCGACGCTCTATGCCGTCTTCCTCTCGTTCACGAAGAACGGCTCCTTCGCCGGCTTCGACAACTTCGTCAAGGTCTTCACCGACTATCGTTTTCTCCCCGCGGTGATGCACGTCGCGATCTACCTGGTCTTCTACCTCGTCTCGCTCCTCGTCTTCGTCGTGCTCCTCGCTCTTCTCGTGCACGGTGTGGGGCGCCGGTGGCTGTCGACGAGCTACCGCTTCGTCTACTACATCCCCGGAGCCCTCGCCGGCGCGTCGAGCGTCATGCTGTGGCTGTTCCTTCTCGACCCCACGGTCAGCCCGGTCGCCTTCCTGCTTCGTGCTTTCGGCTTCGAGAACTTCGTGCAGACGGTCTCGGTGGACAACCTGCCGATCATCTTCACGATCATCGCCTTCTGGACCGGCGCCGGCGGCTGGATCGTCATCATGTACGGTGCCCTCAACAACATCTCCGCCGATGTGCTCGAGGCGGCCCGCATCGACGGCGCCGGGGCAGTGCAGACCGCGATCCACATTCAGATCCCGCTCATGCGCAAGTGGATCTCATATATGGCCGTGATGTCGCTCGCGGCGGGCACGCAGCTGTTCGTCGAGCCTCGTGTGCTCTCCCAGGCCTCCAAGGGGGTCGTTCCGCCCGACTACTCCATCAACCAGCTCGCGTACCTGTACGCGTTCCGCCAAGGCGACTTCAACGGCTCCGCCGCGATCTCGCTGCTGCTCCTGCTCGTCGCAGGCGCCCTGTCGGCGATCTTCGTCTTCCGAGGAGGACTCTTTGAGCGCGATTGA
- a CDS encoding carbohydrate ABC transporter permease, protein MSAIDLDVRARRRNGAAMSPARWMGRALVTVVLVFFTLFFVVPIVWLLLAPTKTPRQLLLDGPFTFGGFDTLASNWNELIQFQGGIVWTWIGNSVLYTGVALLVTLVVTIPAGYALALTEFRLRKTLLIVTLVVMLIPSTALVLPVFLEMSALKLVGNPLAVILPFSFFPFGVYLTYIYFSTSVSKDLLDAARIDGAGEWRVFGRIAMPLATPVIALVGFFNLVGNWNNYFLPFVMAPGRKSPIQVGLAELLSNVPLFNPTSGASITISLPVLALATLVSVGPVLVIFLFSQRFLVTGMTAGGTKE, encoded by the coding sequence TTGAGCGCGATTGATCTCGACGTGCGCGCGCGCCGCCGAAACGGTGCGGCGATGTCACCCGCCCGGTGGATGGGCAGGGCCCTCGTCACCGTCGTTCTGGTCTTCTTCACCCTCTTCTTCGTCGTGCCGATCGTCTGGCTGCTGCTCGCGCCGACGAAGACACCGCGCCAGCTCCTACTGGACGGACCCTTCACCTTCGGAGGATTCGACACCCTGGCGAGCAACTGGAACGAGCTGATCCAGTTCCAGGGCGGCATCGTGTGGACCTGGATCGGCAACTCGGTGCTGTACACCGGTGTGGCCCTGCTCGTCACTCTCGTCGTGACGATCCCTGCGGGCTACGCTCTCGCGCTCACCGAGTTCCGTCTACGCAAGACGCTGCTGATCGTCACCCTGGTCGTCATGCTCATTCCGAGCACGGCGCTCGTGCTGCCGGTGTTCCTCGAGATGTCGGCGCTGAAGCTCGTCGGCAACCCGCTCGCGGTGATCCTGCCGTTCTCCTTCTTTCCCTTCGGCGTCTACCTGACCTACATCTACTTCTCGACGAGTGTGTCCAAAGACCTGTTGGATGCCGCGCGCATCGATGGGGCCGGCGAGTGGCGCGTGTTCGGGCGCATCGCGATGCCGCTGGCAACGCCCGTCATCGCGCTCGTGGGCTTCTTCAACCTGGTCGGAAACTGGAACAACTACTTCCTGCCGTTCGTGATGGCCCCGGGGCGCAAGTCGCCGATCCAGGTCGGGCTGGCGGAGCTGCTGTCGAACGTTCCGCTGTTCAACCCGACAAGTGGCGCATCGATCACGATCTCGTTGCCGGTCCTGGCGCTCGCCACGCTCGTCTCGGTCGGTCCCGTGCTCGTGATCTTCCTCTTCTCGCAACGCTTCCTCGTGACCGGCATGACCGCGGGCGGGACGAAGGAATGA
- a CDS encoding FCD domain-containing protein codes for MNDLRPEAAPPRVFDRQAARTPVSRLGVAVVHDLVTAIITEEIPEGTMLPIETELSAHFGVSRTVVRESIKRIEEKGLVAVVQGSGTTVRTRESWNVLDPVVLQVMLENDASLGVLDDLAVVRGALEGAMAAATAGRRSDAELDALRAAYERMEHTIDHEDEYNDADMLFHLEVMRQSQIPLAESITRTLYSRARESARFTTNPSKDVFHLTLEEHRRVLEAIEAGDAAAAERAMRAHILDAWQRRRQPTARKP; via the coding sequence ATGAATGATCTTCGGCCGGAGGCCGCACCGCCGCGCGTGTTCGATCGCCAGGCGGCGCGCACCCCGGTGTCGCGGCTCGGCGTCGCGGTTGTCCACGACCTCGTGACGGCGATCATCACCGAGGAGATCCCCGAAGGCACCATGCTGCCGATCGAGACGGAGCTGAGCGCGCATTTCGGCGTCAGCCGCACGGTCGTGCGTGAATCCATCAAGCGCATCGAGGAGAAGGGCCTCGTGGCCGTCGTGCAGGGCAGCGGGACGACCGTGCGCACGCGCGAGTCCTGGAACGTCCTCGATCCGGTGGTTCTGCAGGTCATGCTCGAGAACGACGCGTCGCTGGGCGTACTGGACGATCTCGCGGTCGTGCGTGGCGCGCTGGAAGGCGCGATGGCCGCCGCGACGGCGGGTCGTCGATCGGATGCCGAGCTCGATGCCCTGCGCGCAGCCTACGAGCGCATGGAGCACACCATCGATCACGAGGACGAGTACAACGACGCCGACATGCTCTTTCACCTCGAAGTGATGCGGCAGTCGCAGATCCCGCTCGCCGAGAGCATCACCCGCACGTTGTACTCACGCGCGCGCGAGTCGGCCCGCTTCACGACGAACCCGTCGAAGGATGTCTTCCATCTGACCCTGGAGGAGCACCGCCGCGTTCTCGAGGCGATCGAGGCGGGGGATGCCGCGGCCGCCGAGAGGGCGATGCGCGCACACATCCTCGACGCGTGGCAGCGCCGGCGTCAGCCCACCGCCCGCAAGCCCTGA
- a CDS encoding mandelate racemase/muconate lactonizing enzyme family protein has translation MKITGYRTLRTHRDWGRPVGDVNGFIASGITEVPIVIVETDEGIEGVAVGSDHDIARIFPALEGQDPRGVSGLYDRMLAHVFKAGHNGATFGGIATLDAALWDIKAKALGEPLWRLLGGRDRFVPGYASGLDIALSDERLADFYAAMAERGFTSGKLKGGRDVETDLRRLRIVQEQLARNTQHPALMLDANESWNLKQAVRYVSAVEAEIDLTWIEEPLRRWDAHGHARLSQSVRAAVATGENLTGLEQFRALFDLGAVDVVQTGAVWGITHFLRLAYAAHARDLPISPVGLTSNPAVSHAAAAVPNHLTAEVQDLGMPFGVLVDEHVDEGGIILGDAPGAGLTVDEQAIGAAVHDGDWLQSAGPHVRPLRAGLSLAAERRAGSSPATHRDA, from the coding sequence ATGAAGATCACGGGCTACCGCACGCTCCGCACCCACCGTGACTGGGGGCGGCCCGTGGGCGACGTCAACGGCTTCATCGCATCCGGCATCACCGAGGTGCCGATCGTCATCGTGGAGACCGATGAGGGGATCGAGGGGGTGGCCGTCGGCTCCGACCACGACATCGCCCGCATCTTCCCCGCCCTCGAAGGCCAGGATCCCCGCGGCGTCTCCGGCCTGTACGACCGCATGCTCGCCCACGTCTTCAAGGCGGGTCACAACGGGGCCACGTTCGGGGGGATCGCCACGCTCGACGCCGCTCTCTGGGACATCAAGGCCAAGGCCCTCGGCGAGCCGCTGTGGCGTCTACTAGGCGGTCGGGACCGCTTCGTCCCGGGGTACGCGTCGGGCCTCGACATCGCTCTCAGCGACGAGCGACTGGCGGACTTCTACGCGGCGATGGCGGAGCGCGGCTTCACGAGTGGCAAGCTCAAGGGCGGACGCGATGTCGAGACCGACCTGCGCCGCCTGCGTATCGTTCAGGAGCAGTTGGCGCGCAACACGCAGCATCCCGCGCTCATGCTCGACGCCAACGAGTCATGGAACCTGAAGCAGGCCGTGCGCTACGTGAGCGCCGTGGAGGCGGAGATCGATCTCACGTGGATCGAGGAGCCGCTGCGTCGCTGGGACGCCCACGGCCACGCGCGGCTCTCGCAGTCGGTGCGCGCCGCCGTCGCCACCGGCGAGAACCTGACCGGCCTCGAGCAGTTCCGCGCGCTCTTCGACCTCGGCGCCGTCGACGTCGTGCAGACCGGCGCCGTGTGGGGGATCACGCATTTCCTGCGACTGGCCTACGCCGCCCATGCACGCGATCTGCCGATCAGTCCGGTCGGCCTGACCAGCAATCCCGCGGTGAGTCACGCCGCCGCGGCGGTGCCCAACCACCTCACCGCGGAGGTCCAGGACCTCGGCATGCCCTTCGGCGTCCTCGTCGACGAGCACGTCGACGAGGGAGGGATCATCCTCGGCGATGCCCCAGGCGCAGGACTGACCGTGGACGAGCAGGCGATCGGTGCCGCGGTCCACGACGGCGACTGGTTGCAGTCCGCGGGACCGCACGTGCGACCCCTGCGCGCGGGGCTCAGCCTTGCTGCCGAGAGACGAGCCGGGTCTTCTCCCGCCACGCACCGCGACGCATAG
- a CDS encoding L-rhamnose mutarotase, translated as MSSTPVRRFGMAARLVPEKRAEYLELHAAVWPHVEEMNTRCGIRNFTIFVLDDVILGYYEYVGDDYESDQAIMAQDPICQQWWSYTAPCQLPLRSGSPSPNWEQFAEVWHQD; from the coding sequence ATGTCGTCGACCCCGGTCCGTCGGTTCGGCATGGCCGCCCGACTCGTCCCGGAGAAGCGGGCGGAGTACCTTGAGCTGCACGCAGCCGTCTGGCCGCACGTCGAGGAGATGAACACGCGCTGCGGCATCCGCAACTTCACGATCTTCGTCCTCGACGACGTGATCCTCGGGTACTACGAGTACGTCGGCGACGACTACGAGTCCGACCAGGCGATCATGGCGCAGGATCCGATCTGTCAGCAGTGGTGGTCGTACACCGCGCCCTGCCAGCTGCCGCTGCGCAGCGGCTCACCGAGCCCGAACTGGGAGCAGTTCGCGGAGGTCTGGCACCAGGATTGA